In Solimonas sp. K1W22B-7, the DNA window AGGCGGCCAGGGCGACGGCCAGGAGGATCAGGGGCAGGCGCAGCAATGTACGGATGTTCATGACTCCGGAGTGTAACAGCCACCCCCCGGGGTTCAGTCAATTTGAAGCACCTGTTCAGGATTTTCCGGTTTCTTGAAACCCCGGCCCCGGCCTATGCTGCGGCCCGCGGTACTTGCGACCCCGACCACCCCAAGGAGAATCCATGAAACTGTACTTCGCCCCCGGTGCCTGCTCCCTCTCGCCGCATATCGTGCTGCACGAGGCCGGCATCGCCGCTGAAACCGAAAAGGTGGACCTGGCCAGCAAGAAGACCGCCTCCGGGGCTGACTTTGCCAGCATCAATCCCAAGGGCTACGTCCCGGCGCTGCAGCTGGACGATGGCACGCTGCTGACCGAGGGCCCGGCCATCGTGCAGTACCTGGCCGACCAGCGCCCGGCATCGAAGCTGGCGCCGGAGAACGGCACGCTGCCGCGCTACCAGCTGCAGTCGCTGCTCAACTTCATCAGCACCGAGATCCACAAGAGCTACAGCCCGCTGTTCAGGCCGACCACGGTGCCGGAAGCCCGGCAGGTGGCGATCGACAACCTGCAGAAGCGCTACGACACGGTCGAGGAGATGCTGGCGAACCGCCAGTACATCACCGGCGAGCAGTTCACCGTGGCCGACGCCTACCTCTTCACCGTGACCAACTGGAGCCGCGTGGTGAAGGTGGACCTGTTCTCGACGCGGCCGAACCTGGTGGCGTACATGGAGCGCGTGGGCGGCCGGCCGGCGGTGCAGAGCGCGATGCGAGCGGAAGGCTTGATCAAGTAGCGAGGGCGGAATGGCCCCTCGCTGTATGCCGTCCCCTCTCCCGCTTGCGGGAGAGGGGTTCCAAGAAAGCAAAAAGGCCCCGCACCGCCACCCGTTCCCACAAGGGCTGCGAGGCAATCCCGAAGTCTTCGCCTAGAGCGGTAACGCCGGTGGCGGCGGCATCACCTCCTCAGCCTCCAGCACCCCGTTCCCATCCCGGTCCATCTTCACGAAGGCCTGGTCCGCCTGCGCCAGGACTTCGGCCTGGTCCAAGTAGCCATCGCCATTCGTGTCCTTCGGTGCCGGAGGCAGCGGCAGGCCATGGGTTTTCAGCTTGTCGCCGGCCGCAGGCGCTCCCTCCGCCCGGCCCAGGCGCATCACGAAATGCCGCGGCATCAGTTGCTTCTGCTCGGCAGCATCCAGATACCCGTCCGAATTGCGGTCCGCAGCGCGGAAGCGCGCGGCGGCGCCCTCGCGCCATTCGCTGCGGTCGACCTGCCCGTTCTCGTCGTAATCGGCCGGCAGTGGCAGCTGCGCCAGCGCGGCGCCGGCCAGCAGGAACAGGGGCAGCATCAGCAGGCCGGAGCCCAGGGAAAGCTTGAGGGTCAGCATGGGGTTTTCTCCTAGGGCCTGTTAACACTACGGCAGTCGCTGCGACGGAGACCGTTTTGGCGCAGGGCTATGTCCCGGCACGCGCGGTGTACTCGAAGTACATCAGCGGGGCGGGACGACGCCCTGCGCCAAAACGGTCCCGCCCGAAGGGTGCCCCCGTCTTTGCGGCCATGCTGTGTTGCTCGTCGGTTATTTGGAACCACCAAACTCCCTCCTCGCGTCGTGCCTGGCCGCAAATACGGGGGCATCGCAGCGACTGCCGTAGCGTTAACAGGCCCTAGTCGTCGGTAAAGGCAATGCTGCGGATTTCTCCCTCGGTCACCGTGGCGTTGCGGCGGTGGCTGAAGTCGAGGTCGTCGGAGGTGGCCGGGCGCTCGTCGTCGGCCTTGCAGGTCAGGGCCAGGGTGTAGTCGCCCTCCGGCAGGTAGGCGAAGCGGTAGCGGTAGCCACCGTCGCCGTCGTCGTAGACCGCTGCGGCGGAGACCGGCTGGGTACCGCTGCTGCGGTCGCGGGCATAGTCGACCGGGGTCACGCCGTTGCCTGCATAGGCATAGACGCCGACCCCGCGCAGGATGCTGCGGCCCTGCCGGCAGTCGGAGTCTTCCACCAGGGCGTTGGCCACCTTGCCGGAGACTTCGCCGACCTGGTCCGGGTCCATGGCGCGCAGGACCGGGTTCAGGGCATAGCTGCCGAGGCTGTCGACGTTGTCGTCCAGCGAGAAGCGCAGTTCCAGGTCCAGCAGCAGGCCGGCCTCGTCCTCCTCGCCCACGTCGAGGTCCAGGCCGGTGAATTCCTGGCTGGCGGGCGGGACCACCGGGACCTGGCTGCCGTCGCTGCGGCCGACATAGGAACCCTCGTCGGCGAACGTCAGGTAGGCCCCCGTATAGCGGGCCGTCGGAACCTTGACGCCATCCGCCAGTCTCAGCGTCGAACCGTTGCGGTACTGCAGCAGGTCGACCTCGACCTCGGCATCGATCGTGACGGTGCTGCCGTCCTCCTTCAGCAGCTTGATGCCGGTGACCTGCAGGACCACCGATTCGGCACCGTCGATGGGGCCGTCGGTAAGGTCCACGTCGAGACTGGCCTCGCAGGCGGCGAGCAGCGGCAGGCAGGCCAGCAGGGGGATGCAGCGATGCAGCAGCGGGGACACGGACATTCGGCGGTCACGGTGGCGGGAACTGCGGCCAAGGTATCGGCCGCCGCCGCCACGGGTCCGCCCCGCAATTGTCGCAATTCGTATCAGCCTGTATCCGGCCCCGGCAAACCCCTTTCTTCACGCCCATTGCGTACCTAGAGTCCGTCCAACATGTCCATCAATCCCAAAGTCCTGCTGGTCGACGACGACGAGCGCCTGCGCAACCTGATCGCCGGTTTCCTGGTGAAGCACGGCATCGACGCCGAGGGGGTGGGTACGGCCGCTTCGGCCCAGCGTTATGTCCAGCGCGAGGCCTACGACCTGGTGGTGCTGGACCTGATGCTGCCGGACGGTGACGGCATCAGCCTGTGCCGCCGGCTGCGCGAGCTGGCCCCCGGCACGCCGATCATCATGCTGTCGGCACGCGGCGACGACGTGGATCGCATCATCGGCCTGGAGGTGGGCGCCGACGACTACCTGGGCAAACCCTGCAACCCGCGCGAGCTGGTGGCGCGCATCCACTCGGTGCTGCGGCGCACGCGCCAGCGCGGCACGCCCGGGATGTCGGCCAGCCGCGAGACGCTGCGCTTCGGCGACTTCGAACTGGACCTGTGGAGCCGCGTGCTGCGGCGTGACGGCGTGCCGCTGCGGCTCACCACCGGCGAGTACCAGCTGCTGGAAGCGCTGGCGCTCAATGCGCGGCGCGTGCTGGGCCGCGACGAGCTGCACCGCATGGTCTCGGGCAACCGCGGCGAGACGCTGTCGCGCTCGATCGACCTGCTGGTGTCGCGGCTGCGCCGCATCCTGGAACCGGATGTCGCGGAGCCGCGCTACATCCAGACCGTCTGGGGCCGCGGCTATATCTTCGTGCCGGACCACGTGGCGGTGGCGGCGCCGTGAGCGTCAGCCTGCGCAACTGGGTGGGGCTGATCGTGGCGGCGGCGCTGCTGGGCAGCCCGCTGCTCAACTACGCCCTGCTGCAGCTGTTCCCGCCGCCGGACCTGATGTTTCGCGGCCTGCCGCCGCCGCCAGGAGAGCGTGGCCCGCTGCCGGGCCAGGCACCGCGTGTGGCGGTGGCGCATTTCGGCCTGTCGACGGGGCCGGGGCCAGGCCTGCTGGGCGGCCCTTCGAGCTTTACGATGGCGCTGCCGGCGCGGGTCGCCGGCAGCGTCGCCGTGACCGAGGGCGGGCCGCGCACGCGGGTGATGCTGGACGAAGGCCCGGCGGTGGAATCGCCGGACGCACCGCGACGCCGGTTTGTCACAGCGCTGCGGACTCATGACGGCGCCGCGGATGGCCCCAAGGGCGGCGTCATGATGCTCGGCGGCCCGGAGCACGAGGCGGCGATCAAGGCGATGCGGCGTCATTTCACGATGATCAACCTCGCCACGATCGGCATCCTGATGCTGACCGCGGTGCTGCTGCTGACGCTGCTGCTGCGTCGTCCGGTACGCCGGCTGATCGAGTCCATCGGCGACATCGAGCGCGGCGCGGCACCTTCCGCGGAGCCGAGCGGACCCCGCGAGTTCCGCCAGATCGGCGGGGCGCTGCAGCGCATGAGCGGCAAGCTGCGCGGCAGCCTGCGCGAGCGCGAGCTGATGCTGGCCGGGCTGTCGCACGACATCCGCTCGCCGCTGGCGCGGCTGCAGGCGGCGATCGAGCTGCATGCGGCGGATCACCCGGGCGATTTCCAGCCGATGATGACCGACATCCGCGACATCGATCACATCGTCCACCAGTGCATCGACTTCGTGCGCGACGGCCAGGACGAGCCGCTGGAAACCCTGGAGCTGGATGCGCTGGTGCGCACCGCACTGCAGCGCCATGACGGACTGCAGCTGGACCTGCGCTGTCCTGGCGAACAGGTCAGCGTGCGGCGCCTGGGCCTGCTGCGCCTGGTGCGCAACCTGGCCGACAACGCGCTGGTGCACGGCGCTGCGCCGGTGCGCGTGACGACCCACGCCGAGGGCGGGATGCTGCGACTCAGCGTGGAGGACCATGGGCGCGGCATCGAGTCGCAGGAGTGGCAGCGGCTGACCGAACCCTTCGAGCGCGGCAACCGTGCGCGCGACGGTCGCGGCGCGGGCCTGGGCCTGGCGATCGTGCAGCGCGTGGCCCATGCGCATGGCGCGCGCGTGGAGCTGCGCGAGCGCCGCGCCGACCGGCCGTTCGCGGTGGAACTGTGCCTGCCACTGACGGCATAAGCGCCTTCGACACAGATTCATACAAAGCCTTGCAGCCGCGCTTCGCGCGCCCGGGGAATCATGGGGACCTGCCCCCGATCCCCTGGAGAACCCGATGTCGGCGACCCCGTCTGCGCGCGGCCTGCGCTTGTCCGTCCTTGCCCTGCTGTTCGTGCTGCCGGCGCTGCTTGCCGGCTGCGGCGGAGGGGGTGGCGGCGATGACGACGATCTCGACCTGATCGAGGCCTTCGGGCTCTACGGCCAGGCCGACTTCAGCAAAAGCGCGCCGAACCGCGGCGCCACCACCGCCGGCAACACGCTGGCGCAGCCGCTGGGCAACGTCGCCAGCGATGGCACCAAGCTGTTCATCGCCGACACCGCCAACAACCGCATCCTGGCTTTCAGCACGATCCCCTCCAGTGCCGCGACGGCCGCCAGCTTCGTGCTGGGCCAGGCCAGCGCCACGGCCAACACGCCGGCCACGGCGCAGAATCGCCTGGCCCTGCCGGGTGCGGTGTTCGCCGGTGAAGGCAAGCTGGTGGTGGCCGACTCCGGCAACAACCGCGTGCTGATCTGGAACAGCACGCCGGATGCCGCCGGCGACCTGCCCGACGTGGTGATCGGCCAGACCGATTTCGTTTCCTCCACTTCCGGCACCAGCGCCACGCGCCTGGCCTTCCCGACCTCGGCGGTGATCGCCAACGGCCGCCTGGTGGTGGCGGACCAGAACAACAACCGTGTGCTGGTCTGGAACAGCGTACCGACCACCAGCGGCACGGCCGCCGACCTGGTGCTGGGCCAGCCGGACTTCACCACCCGCGAAGCCGACGACGAGTCCGACGAGATGAACAAGCCGGCGGGCCTGTGGAGCGACGGTTTCCGCCTGCTGGTGACCGACTCGGGCAACAACCGCGTGCTGTACTGGGCGCTGTTCCCGCAGCAGTCCAGTGCCGATGCCGACTACGTGATCGGCCAGAGCGGCTTCAGCCGTTCTTCGCCCGGCAGTTCGGCCTCGACGCTGCGCGCGCCCTTCGGCGTCGGCTCGGACGGCACCCGCATCTACGTCGCGGACTCCGGCAACAATCGCGTGCTGCGCTACAACGCCTTCCCGCTGGAAAACGGCCTGGCGGCCGGCGAGGTCTACGGCCAGGACGACTTCACTTCGGTGATCGCCAACGACGCCGACCAGGACGGCGACGCCGACGACGAGCCGGCCGCGACCACGCTCAGCGGCGCCTCCGGCGCCTACGTCTCCGGCGGCGTGCTCTATGTCAGCGACCGCAACAACAACCGCATCCTGTTCTTCCCGCAGTGATGCGTTCCGCAACCAGGCTGCTGCCCATGGGGGCGGCAGCGCTGCTGGCACTGGCCGCCTGCTCCGGTGGCGTCGGCGAGGGCCGGCGCCCGACCAAGCTGCAGGTGACCTCGCTCTACGGCGGCGACTCGGTGGAGACCTACGAGTGCGCGGCGGTGACGCTCGCCGCCGTCGCCACCTTCTCCGGCGAGGGCGGCGACTCGCTGGACGCGGTGTCGGAGCGCAGCAGCTGGAGCAGCAACGACACCGGCGTGGCGATCGTCAGCAACGGCGACATCCCGATCCCGGGCAGCTCCGGGCTGGCCTACGCCCAGGGCACGGTGATCGTGGTGGGCCCCGGCACGGCGACCATCACCGCCGACTATGCCGGCCTGCGCGCGCAGTACGGCGTCAGCGCCACCGCGATCGGCGAGCTGCGCATCACGCCGGAGCTGACGCGGATGGCGCCGGAGACCTTGCAGACCTTCGAGCTGCAGACCACCACGCTGGACAGCAGCGTGCCGGTGGACCTGACCGAGGTCGCGGCCTGGAAGGTGGTGACCGCGGGCGCGCCGGTGAGCAGCGACGGGTCGAGCCTGCAGTCCCTGAGCGGGCCGGTGGACAGCCCCTTCGTGCTGGAGGCGTCACTGCCACTGTGCGGCCGCTCGGCGCGGCGCGAGCTGCGGCTGGGGCCGTTGCGAGCCTTGCAGCTGGACTACGAGCAGCCGGCCGGCACTTACCTGCCGCTGGGCTACAGCGAGCATGTCGGCATCCACGGCCTGTTCGAGGACGCCAGCGCGCCGCCGCAGGAACTGGCCTCGC includes these proteins:
- the gstA gene encoding glutathione transferase GstA, which translates into the protein MKLYFAPGACSLSPHIVLHEAGIAAETEKVDLASKKTASGADFASINPKGYVPALQLDDGTLLTEGPAIVQYLADQRPASKLAPENGTLPRYQLQSLLNFISTEIHKSYSPLFRPTTVPEARQVAIDNLQKRYDTVEEMLANRQYITGEQFTVADAYLFTVTNWSRVVKVDLFSTRPNLVAYMERVGGRPAVQSAMRAEGLIK
- a CDS encoding ATP-binding protein, with product MSVSLRNWVGLIVAAALLGSPLLNYALLQLFPPPDLMFRGLPPPPGERGPLPGQAPRVAVAHFGLSTGPGPGLLGGPSSFTMALPARVAGSVAVTEGGPRTRVMLDEGPAVESPDAPRRRFVTALRTHDGAADGPKGGVMMLGGPEHEAAIKAMRRHFTMINLATIGILMLTAVLLLTLLLRRPVRRLIESIGDIERGAAPSAEPSGPREFRQIGGALQRMSGKLRGSLRERELMLAGLSHDIRSPLARLQAAIELHAADHPGDFQPMMTDIRDIDHIVHQCIDFVRDGQDEPLETLELDALVRTALQRHDGLQLDLRCPGEQVSVRRLGLLRLVRNLADNALVHGAAPVRVTTHAEGGMLRLSVEDHGRGIESQEWQRLTEPFERGNRARDGRGAGLGLAIVQRVAHAHGARVELRERRADRPFAVELCLPLTA
- a CDS encoding NHL repeat-containing protein — translated: MSATPSARGLRLSVLALLFVLPALLAGCGGGGGGDDDDLDLIEAFGLYGQADFSKSAPNRGATTAGNTLAQPLGNVASDGTKLFIADTANNRILAFSTIPSSAATAASFVLGQASATANTPATAQNRLALPGAVFAGEGKLVVADSGNNRVLIWNSTPDAAGDLPDVVIGQTDFVSSTSGTSATRLAFPTSAVIANGRLVVADQNNNRVLVWNSVPTTSGTAADLVLGQPDFTTREADDESDEMNKPAGLWSDGFRLLVTDSGNNRVLYWALFPQQSSADADYVIGQSGFSRSSPGSSASTLRAPFGVGSDGTRIYVADSGNNRVLRYNAFPLENGLAAGEVYGQDDFTSVIANDADQDGDADDEPAATTLSGASGAYVSGGVLYVSDRNNNRILFFPQ
- a CDS encoding response regulator, which gives rise to MSINPKVLLVDDDERLRNLIAGFLVKHGIDAEGVGTAASAQRYVQREAYDLVVLDLMLPDGDGISLCRRLRELAPGTPIIMLSARGDDVDRIIGLEVGADDYLGKPCNPRELVARIHSVLRRTRQRGTPGMSASRETLRFGDFELDLWSRVLRRDGVPLRLTTGEYQLLEALALNARRVLGRDELHRMVSGNRGETLSRSIDLLVSRLRRILEPDVAEPRYIQTVWGRGYIFVPDHVAVAAP
- a CDS encoding DUF4382 domain-containing protein, whose product is MSVSPLLHRCIPLLACLPLLAACEASLDVDLTDGPIDGAESVVLQVTGIKLLKEDGSTVTIDAEVEVDLLQYRNGSTLRLADGVKVPTARYTGAYLTFADEGSYVGRSDGSQVPVVPPASQEFTGLDLDVGEEDEAGLLLDLELRFSLDDNVDSLGSYALNPVLRAMDPDQVGEVSGKVANALVEDSDCRQGRSILRGVGVYAYAGNGVTPVDYARDRSSGTQPVSAAAVYDDGDGGYRYRFAYLPEGDYTLALTCKADDERPATSDDLDFSHRRNATVTEGEIRSIAFTDD